The Sulfuricystis thermophila genome segment GTGCTCGAACCGATCGTGCGCATCGAAGTGCACGCCGACGAGGACCAGATGGGCGACATCGCCGGCGACCTGTCGAGCCGCCGCGGCCACGTGACGGGCACCGCGGCACGCGGCGCGGGCCGCATCGCGGTGATGGGCGAGGTGCCGCTCGCCGAGATCGGTGACTATGCCTCGCGCTTGAAGTCGCTGACCGGCGGGCGCGGCAGCTACACGATCGAGTTCTCGCACTACGCGCAGGTGCCGCCGCCGGTGCAGCAGAAGTTGGCGGCTTCGTTCCAATTGAAGGAAGACGAGGAGTGAAGTAGCATCGGGCTGCCATGCGCCGAATCCAGAGCCTGCTGATGATTCTGATCTCGCTGTGGCTGCCGATCCAGGCAGCCGCGGCGGTGACCATGCCGTTCTGCCGCCATGCGCCGGAACAGGCGGTCACGGCCGCGGCGCATTGCCACGAGCAGGCTGCGGAGCAGGTCGCACCGGCCAAGGTGGGCGATCTCGATTGTGATAACTGCACGCTGTGCCATCTCGCCTGCACTGGCTTTCTGCTGGCGGCTGTCAGTGCAACGCCTTCTCCGCTGACGGCGAGCATCCTGGTGCCGAAGCTGCAGCCGGCGATGTCCAGCCACATCCCCGAACCGCCGCAACAACCCCCCAGACGCTGAACGCCCAGTCAGGCAGGACCTGCCGTCCTGCCAACGCCGGTATTCGTTCAACTTTTGTCTGGAGGTCGTCATGAAATCCCTTGCATCCCTGCTGGCTGCGGCCAGCCTGCTCGTTTCCGCCCATGTTTCCGCTGCCGAGGAATTGTCCGAAGGCATCGTCAAGAAGATCGATGCGCCAACCCAGCGCATCATGCTCGCCCACGGGCCGATCAAGAACCTCGGCATGATGCCGATGACCATGATGTTCAAGGTCAAGGAGCCGGCAATGCTCAAGGCCGTTTCGGTCGGCGACAAGGTGCGGTTCCGGGTCGAGGACATCGGCGGCAACTACACGATCACCCGCCTCGAACGGGCGAAGTAGCCATGCGCGCCCTCCCCCTGTGGCTGACGGTGTGCCTCACCGTCGGCGGGGTGGCGCTGGCGCAGGAAGAGGCAGCGCGCGGCGGGGACGTCGCCCTTGGCGGCCGTGTCGAGCAGCTGCTCGCCTTCGCGCGCGAGCGTCATCCCGAATTCGCGGCGATGCGTCACGAGGCGGCCGCTGCCGCCCTGCGCATCGAAGCGGCGGGCGCGTTGCCCGATCCGATGTTCGGCATCGAACTGCGCGACTTCGCCACGCCCGATGCCGGCCCGAACCTGCTGCCGGCGCGCGTCGGCAGCACGCGCTACACCGTGACGCAAAGCCTGCCCTGGTTCGGCAAGCGCGATCTCAAGCGCGACATCGCCGCAGCCAGCACCAGCGAAGCGGAAGGGCGCGCCCAGCTTGCCTGGATCAATCTCGCCTGGCAGATCAAGCAGACCTTCGCGCAGCACTATTTGCTTCAGAGCCGGCTGCGCTATGGCCGGGAAAACCTCGATCTGC includes the following:
- a CDS encoding copper-binding protein, with protein sequence MKSLASLLAAASLLVSAHVSAAEELSEGIVKKIDAPTQRIMLAHGPIKNLGMMPMTMMFKVKEPAMLKAVSVGDKVRFRVEDIGGNYTITRLERAK